In the genome of Raphanus sativus cultivar WK10039 chromosome 4, ASM80110v3, whole genome shotgun sequence, one region contains:
- the LOC108855301 gene encoding senescence/dehydration-associated protein At4g35985, chloroplastic, with protein MESSPRPKLYPTIDTSTTTPPLPSSSTNNLYPSLDVDDLVNNIFPEQSSTASAPPVATEEVILTIHGAILHLIDKSYSVELAVGELQILRLVHGDITVAVFARVADEIQWPLTKDEPAVKVDESHYFFSLRPVNEPGSDHPADADDPDMLNYGLTIASKGQEPLLEKLDEILADYSSFTAEKVETLTDLTAAKETSPAELTGKRKRMVEKQCTAYWTTLAPNVEDYSGVASKMVAAGSGQLIKGILWCGDVTMDRLMWGNDFMKRKLTKAEKEREFSPSTLKRLKRVRKMTKMTEKVAKGVLSGAVKVSGFFTSSVVNSAAGKKLFGLLPGEMVLATLDGFNKVCDAVEIAGKNVMKTTSTVTTEIVDHKYGAKTAEATNAGLGAAGHALGTAWTVFKLRQVLNPKSAVKPSSLASTVIKTAAKERKKGKRVLSRGVLDISLIALVQKQ; from the exons ATGGAATCTTCTCCAAGACCCAAGCTTTACCCAACCATCGACACTTCAACCACCACTCCTCCACTCCCGAGCTCTTCTACTAACAACCTCTACCCCTCACTCGACGTGGATGATCTCGTCAACAACATCTTCCCGGAGCAGTCCTCGACAGCCTCTGCTCCTCCGGTGGCGACGGAGGAAGTGATCCTCACAATCCACGGCGCGATTCTCCACCTCATCGACAAATCCTACAGCGTCGAGCTCGCCGTCGGAGAACTCCAGATCCTCCGTCTCGTTCACGGAGACATCACCGTCGCGGTTTTCGCCCGCGTCGCCGACGAGATCCAGTGGCCGTTGACCAAAGACGAACCCGCCGTGAAGGTAGACGAGTCTCATTACTTCTTCTCGCTCCGACCCGTTAACGAACCCGGGTCGGATCACCCCGCCGACGCCGACGACCCGGATATGCTGAACTACGGGCTCACCATCGCTTCAAAAGGACAAGAGCCCCTCCTGGAGAAGCTGGACGAGATCCTAGCGGACTACAGCAGCTTCACGGCGGAGAAAGTCGAAACCTTGACGGATTTAACGGCGGCGAAGGAGACGTCGCCGGCGGAGCTGAcggggaagaggaagaggatggTGGAGAAGCAATGCACGGCGTACTGGACGACTCTGGCTCCGAACGTGGAGGATTACAGCGGAGTCGCGTCGAAGATGGTCGCCGCCGGTTCCGGACAGCTGATCAAAGGGATACTCTGGTGTGGAGATGTGACGATGGATCGTCTCATGTGGGGTAACGACTTCATGAAACGGAAGCTGACCAAAgcagagaaggagagagaattTAGCCCTTCCACTCTAAAACGTCTCAAAAG AGTGAGGAAGATGACGAAGATGACGGAGAAAGTGGCGAAAGGAGTGCTCTCTGGTGCTGTGAAAGTCTCTGGATTCTTCACGAGCTCGGTGGTGAATAGCGCAGCTGGGAAGAAACTATTTGGTCTTCTTCCTGGAGAGATGGTTCTTGCAACACTTGACGGTTTCA ACAAGGTTTGTGATGCTGTTGAAATAGCGGGAAAGAACGTTATGAAAACAACTTCAACTGTCACTACTGAGATAGTCGATCACAA gTATGGAGCAAAGACAGCAGAGGCGACAAACGCAGGGCTTGGAGCAGCAGGGCATGCTCTTGGAACGGCGTGGACAGTTTTCAAGTTAAGACAAGTTCTTAACCCAAAGAGTGCAGTTAAACCATCGTCGTTGGCTTCAACCGTAATTAAAACGGCAGCTAAAGAACGGAAGAAGGGGAAAAGAGTTCTAAGTAGAGGAGTTTTGGACATCAGTCTCATTGCCTTGGTACAGAAGCAATGA
- the LOC130511733 gene encoding uncharacterized protein LOC130511733, with protein MDDLAKQILTRPIQLADQVVKAGDEATINKQECAEIKSKTEKLAALLRQAARASSDLYERPTRRIIDDTESVLQKALTMVQRCRDDGYIMRLFNIIPAAAFRKMISQLENSVGDVSWLLRVSTPAGNDEDEGVGYLGLPPIAANEPILCLIWEQIAVLMTGSPDDKADAAASLASLAKDNPRYVKLIVEEGGVNPLLKLVKEGKIDGQENAARTIGLLGRDPESVEQMIQAGVCSVLANILKEGSMRVQAVVAWAVSELVDGNNHAKCQELFAQNNVIRLLVSHLAFETVQEHSKYAVVAGRATSMHHAVVMASKTSSLPALREEEDNEMNPLPNQMHSIIKTTMAMKSAKSFIGDEPPPPSPGKPPEKSYSGISKPFSAAHQSRNASVTRGRELEDPTTKAYMKAMAARALWKLAVGNATICRVITESRALLCFAVLLENGDEETRYNTAMAIMEITAVAEENADLRRSAFRRTSPACKAVVDQLFRIVENADAGSDLLIPCVRSIGNLARTFKSAETGMIVPLVKLLDDGEPELAAEVAVAMAKFATGDNFLGKEHSRTIIDAGGSKLLVQLAYFGDNGAQIPALVLLSYVAMNVPDSEQLAKDEVLTVLEWASKQGSVTEEEDMEHLLYEAKSRLELYQSRGARGFHV; from the coding sequence ATGGATGATCTAGCGAAGCAGATACTGACAAGACCCATTCAACTCGCAGACCAAGTGGTGAAAGCCGGAGACGAAGCCACAATCAACAAGCAAGAATGCGCCGAGATCAAGTCAAAAACAGAGAAGCTCGCAGCTCTCCTCCGTCAAGCCGCGCGTGCGAGCTCCGACCTCTACGAGCGTCCCACGCGCCGCATCATCGACGACACCGAGAGCGTCCTCCAGAAGGCATTGACCATGGTCCAGAGATGCCGCGACGACGGCTACATAATGCGCCTCTTCAACATAATCCCCGCCGCGGCATTCCGGAAAATGATCTCTCAGCTGGAGAACTCCGTCGGAGACGTCTCCTGGCTCCTCCGCGTCTCGACTCCCGCCGGTAACGACGAAGACGAAGGGGTCGGTTACCTAGGACTCCCTCCCATCGCGGCCAACGAGCCGATCTTGTGTCTGATCTGGGAGCAGATCGCGGTTTTGATGACCGGTTCGCCGGACGATAAAGCCGACGCCGCCGCGTCCTTAGCATCCTTAGCGAAAGACAACCCTAGATACGTGAAGCTGATAGTTGAAGAAGGTGGAGTCAACCCTCTGTTGAAGCTAGTGAAAGAAGGAAAAATCGACGGTCAGGAAAACGCCGCGAGGACGATCGGGTTATTGGGCCGAGACCCGGAGAGCGTGGAGCAGATGATTCAAGCTGGCGTTTGTTCGGTGCTTGCGAATATTCTTAAAGAAGGTTCGATGAGGGTACAAGCGGTTGTTGCTTGGGCCGTTTCTGAGCTAGTCGATGGGAACAACCACGCCAAGTGTCAAGAGCTGTTCGCTCAGAATAACGTGATAAGGCTTTTAGTGAGCCATTTAGCGTTTGAGACGGTTCAAGAACATAGCAAATACGCGGTCGTCGCGGGTAGAGCCACGTCGATGCACCACGCCGTCGTGATGGCGAGCAAAACTAGTAGCTTGCCGGCGTTGCGTGAGGAGGAAGATAACGAGATGAATCCATTGCCGAATCAGATGCACAGCATCATCAAGACTACAATGGCGATGAAATCGGCTAAATCTTTTATCGGCGACGAACCGCCGCCGCCGTCGCCGGGAAAGCCGCCGGAGAAGAGCTACAGTGGAATAAGCAAGCCTTTCAGCGCGGCGCATCAGTCGCGGAACGCGTCGGTGACGAGGGGGAGGGAGCTGGAGGATCCAACGACGAAGGCGTACATGAAAGCGATGGCGGCGAGGGCGCTGTGGAAGCTCGCGGTGGGGAACGCGACGATCTGCCGAGTCATCACCGAGTCGAGAGCCCTGCTCTGCTTCGCGGTTCTGCTGGAGAACGGAGACGAGGAGACGAGGTACAACACGGCCATGGCGATAATGGAGATCACCGCGGTTGCGGAGGAAAACGCCGATCTGAGGAGATCAGCGTTCAGACGCACTTCCCCCGCGTGCAAAGCGGTTGTTGACCAGCTGTTCCGAATCGTCGAAAACGCAGACGCGGGATCGGATCTGCTCATCCCCTGCGTCAGGTCCATCGGGAACTTGGCTCGGACGTTCAAGTCCGCGGAGACGGGAATGATCGTTCCTCTGGTGAAGCTCTTGGACGACGGGGAGCCGGAGTTAGCGGCGGAGGTGGCGGTTGCGATGGCGAAGTTCGCGACGGGGGATAACTTCTTGGGGAAAGAGCACTCGAGGACGATCATCGACGCGGGAGGATCGAAGCTTCTCGTGCAGCTGGCGTACTTCGGGGATAACGGAGCTCAGATTCCGGCGTTGGTTTTGCTGAGCTACGTGGCGATGAATGTGCCGGACAGTGAGCAGCTGGCTAAGGATGAAGTGCTGACGGTGTTGGAGTGGGCGTCGAAGCAAGGGAGTGTGACGGAGGAAGAAGACATGGAACATTTGTTGTATGAAGCTAAGAGTAGACTTGAGCTTTATCAGTCACGAGGAGCCAGAGGCTTTCATgtatga
- the LOC108855302 gene encoding cold shock protein 1-like translates to MASEDQSAARSTGKVNWFNDSKGYGFITPDGGGEELFVHQSSIVSDGYRSLAIDDLVEFSVVEGTDGKTKAVDVTAPGGAPLRKKETSSRGGGVVRRGGGGSCYNCGEAGHLAKDCRDEDGGEREASCYSCGESGHLARDCVQKSSGGGERGGASGGGGGGCYTCGEAGHFARDCVQKGTGGERGSGGGGGGTCYTCGGVGHMARDCATKRQSGACYECGGTGHLARDCDRRGSGGGGGRNAGGGGGECYKCGERGHFARECSVA, encoded by the coding sequence ATGGCGTCAGAGGATCAATCGGCGGCGAGATCTACCGGGAAGGTGAACTGGTTCAACGACTCCAAGGGATACGGTTTCATCACCCCCGACGGCGGCGGAGAAGAGCTTTTCGTTCACCAATCCTCCATCGTCTCCGACGGTTACAGGAGCCTAGCCATCGACGATTTGGTCGAGTTCTCCGTCGTAGAGGGAACCGACGGGAAGACCAAAGCCGTCGACGTCACTGCTCCCGGCGGTGCTCCTCTCCGTAAAAAGGAGACCAGCTCTCGCGGCGGCGGTGTTGTCAGGCGCGGCGGAGGAGGAAGTTGTTATAACTGCGGCGAGGCTGGTCATCTTGCTAAGGATTGCCGTGATGAAGACGGCGGTGAGCGTGAAGCGTCTTGTTACAGTTGTGGTGAGTCTGGTCACTTGGCTAGGGATTGCGTTCAGAAATCCAGCGGCGGCGGTGAACGTGGAGGAGCCtccggtggtggtggaggtgggTGCTACACTTGCGGTGAAGCTGGTCACTTTGCTAGGGATTGCGTTCAGAAAGGAACCGGCGGTGAACGTGGAAGcggcggcggtggtggtggtacTTGTTACACGTGTGGTGGAGTCGGACACATGGCTAGAGATTGTGCGACGAAGAGACAGTCTGGAGCTTGTTACGAGTGTGGGGGTACTGGTCACTTGGCTCGTGATTGTGACAGGAGAGGAAGTGGTGGAGGAGGCGGTAGAAACGcaggtggaggtggtggagagtGTTACAAGTGTGGTGAAAGAGGTCACTTTGCGAGGGAATGTTCTGTTGCTTGA